Proteins found in one Pontibacter sp. SGAir0037 genomic segment:
- the murG gene encoding undecaprenyldiphospho-muramoylpentapeptide beta-N-acetylglucosaminyltransferase, producing MPETRKPYRVIISGGGTGGHIYPAVAIANQLKLVNPKAEVLFVGAKGRMEMTRVPEAGYKIIGLWISGLQRRLTLDNLSFPLKVISSIRASHKIIKEFRPDAVIGVGGYASGPLLYAATARKIPALIQEQNSYAGITNKLLAKRVNKVCVAYENMSQFFPAEKLVVTGNPVRQDIIEVEEKKNEALLHFGLASAKKTILVIGGSLGARTINRSLAAGLGQIVQAGYQLIWQTGKLFYPEAQALEKDFVGEGVKVFDFIKRMDLAYAAADIVISRAGALSISELCLAGKPAILVPSPNVAEDHQTKNAMALVEQQAAVLVRDQEAQDRLVLTALQLAGNEQEQKRLKKEILKLGRPNAAADIVNELIKLIK from the coding sequence ATGCCTGAGACCCGGAAACCATATCGTGTAATCATCAGTGGCGGAGGCACAGGCGGGCATATTTACCCGGCTGTGGCCATTGCGAACCAGTTGAAGCTGGTTAACCCGAAGGCTGAGGTGCTTTTTGTGGGGGCCAAAGGGCGCATGGAAATGACGCGCGTGCCGGAAGCAGGATATAAAATCATTGGTTTATGGATAAGTGGTTTACAGCGTCGATTAACGCTCGATAACTTGTCTTTTCCTTTAAAGGTGATTTCGAGCATACGTGCGTCGCACAAAATTATTAAAGAATTTAGGCCGGATGCTGTTATAGGGGTAGGAGGCTACGCCAGCGGACCACTGTTATATGCCGCTACTGCCCGTAAAATTCCGGCCCTTATACAGGAGCAAAATTCTTATGCCGGCATAACCAATAAACTTTTAGCAAAAAGGGTTAATAAGGTGTGTGTGGCTTATGAGAACATGAGCCAGTTCTTTCCGGCCGAGAAGCTGGTGGTAACCGGCAATCCGGTAAGGCAGGATATCATAGAAGTAGAGGAGAAGAAAAACGAAGCCTTACTTCATTTTGGATTAGCCTCAGCAAAAAAAACAATTCTGGTAATCGGAGGAAGTCTGGGAGCCAGAACAATAAACAGAAGCCTGGCAGCCGGACTGGGGCAAATAGTGCAGGCTGGTTACCAGCTTATCTGGCAAACGGGAAAGTTGTTTTACCCGGAGGCGCAGGCACTGGAAAAGGATTTTGTGGGCGAGGGAGTAAAGGTGTTTGATTTTATCAAGCGCATGGATTTAGCTTATGCGGCTGCGGATATCGTGATTTCAAGAGCAGGAGCGCTATCGATCTCAGAATTATGCCTGGCCGGAAAACCCGCTATACTGGTGCCTTCACCTAATGTGGCCGAAGATCATCAGACAAAAAATGCCATGGCGCTGGTAGAGCAACAGGCTGCCGTGCTAGTGAGAGACCAAGAAGCACAGGACAGGCTGGTGCTAACCGCTTTACAACTTGCCGGAAACGAGCAGGAGCAAAAGCGATTAAAAAAGGAGATTCTTAAACTGGGCAGGCCAAACGCTGCTGCAGATATTGTAAACGAATTAATAAAACTGATAAAGTGA
- a CDS encoding FtsW/RodA/SpoVE family cell cycle protein, which yields MIKEWLQKNLKGDAVLWGIVMAFSLISVAVVYSATGTLAYKKMEGNTEYFLIKHSSLILVGLAFMWMAHKIDYRYYSRLSLVALIISAPLLIVTYFYGSNINEASRWITIPVINQTFQPSDLAKLALISYLASMLSKRQEILDDVRRTLVPIFIWTIAICGLIAMTNTSTAALLFLTCMLLMFIGRIRIKYLAIVVVAGLAFGTVFLAVGQRMQTAISRFEDFMDPNETAFQLEQSYIAIATGGVVGKGPGNSDQRDILPHPYSDFIFAIILEEYGLGGGLFVVFLYLALLYRGMVTVMNSKGAFGGLLSAGLSFSLVIQSMINMGVAVGLGPITGLPLPLLSMGGTSLIFTGISLGIILSVSRSDRDQELAAVGVRPAGEPLNRTVNA from the coding sequence ATGATTAAGGAATGGTTGCAGAAGAACCTGAAGGGGGATGCCGTATTATGGGGCATCGTGATGGCTTTTTCATTAATTAGTGTTGCTGTAGTTTATTCGGCAACAGGTACCCTCGCTTACAAAAAAATGGAGGGCAATACAGAGTACTTTCTGATTAAGCATTCTTCTCTTATCCTGGTAGGTTTAGCTTTTATGTGGATGGCCCACAAAATTGACTATCGCTATTACTCCAGGCTTTCTTTGGTGGCGCTCATTATTTCGGCACCCCTGCTGATTGTAACGTATTTCTACGGATCTAACATTAACGAAGCTTCCCGCTGGATCACCATTCCTGTTATAAATCAGACCTTTCAGCCATCCGACTTAGCTAAGCTGGCACTGATCTCTTACCTGGCGAGTATGCTCTCCAAGCGGCAGGAAATACTGGATGATGTAAGAAGAACGCTCGTTCCGATCTTTATCTGGACCATAGCCATCTGTGGGCTTATTGCCATGACCAATACTTCTACAGCTGCTCTGCTGTTCCTGACCTGCATGCTGCTGATGTTTATCGGAAGAATCCGCATTAAATACCTGGCAATTGTAGTCGTAGCCGGACTTGCTTTCGGAACAGTCTTTCTGGCAGTGGGGCAGCGTATGCAGACGGCCATCAGTCGCTTCGAAGACTTTATGGATCCGAATGAGACGGCCTTCCAGCTAGAGCAATCTTATATAGCTATTGCTACAGGCGGCGTAGTGGGCAAAGGACCGGGCAACAGCGACCAGCGCGATATTCTGCCGCACCCATACTCTGATTTTATCTTTGCAATCATCCTGGAAGAATATGGTTTGGGAGGGGGCCTGTTTGTGGTGTTCCTGTACCTGGCGCTGCTCTACCGGGGCATGGTAACGGTAATGAACAGTAAGGGAGCCTTCGGAGGTTTGTTATCGGCGGGGCTGAGTTTTAGCCTTGTTATTCAATCGATGATCAATATGGGAGTAGCCGTAGGATTGGGACCGATTACAGGTTTACCACTGCCGCTGCTCAGTATGGGCGGAACTTCCCTGATTTTTACAGGTATTTCGCTGGGTATTATTCTAAGCGTTAGCCGAAGCGACCGCGATCAGGAACTGGCTGCTGTTGGTGTGCGTCCGGCAGGTGAACCTTTAAACAGAACAGTGAATGCCTGA
- the murD gene encoding UDP-N-acetylmuramoyl-L-alanine--D-glutamate ligase, which yields MKIAILGAGESGVGAALLAKAKGLEVFVSDMGQIKEPYKIKLQNAGIPFEEGTHSKDRILAADQIIKSPGIPEKATIVQEAIEKGIAIISEIEFAGRYTDARFICITGTNGKTTTTLLTYHLLQCAGLNVGLAGNIGESLAEKVIENKHDYYVVELSSFQLDNMYQFKAHVGVLLNITPDHLDRYGYSMEKYAASKLRIAQNMSGSDFFIYNADDQHIASAFNHEAFGGTAVPFSLEGAEKAKVVYEGDQVKVNVQFFEGTVDTAKSPLIGKHNQYNTMAAITVAKLLDVSDEAIAGALETFRNADHRLQHVGEAKGVTYINDSKATNVEAVWYALDGIKQPIIWIAGGVDKGNDYSVLEELAREKVKVLICLGTDNAKLQEAFKRVVPIVAETTSIDYAVRLSRSLAEEGDVVLLSPACASFDLFNNYEHRGQRFKEAVEKIVLKK from the coding sequence ATGAAGATAGCCATACTAGGTGCAGGAGAGAGTGGAGTGGGAGCTGCTTTGTTAGCAAAAGCAAAGGGGCTCGAAGTCTTTGTATCCGATATGGGGCAGATAAAGGAGCCATATAAAATTAAGCTTCAGAATGCCGGTATCCCTTTCGAAGAAGGTACCCATTCAAAGGACAGGATACTTGCTGCCGATCAAATTATCAAGAGTCCTGGAATTCCTGAAAAGGCAACTATTGTACAGGAAGCCATCGAAAAAGGAATTGCTATTATTTCAGAAATAGAATTTGCAGGCAGGTATACCGATGCCAGGTTTATATGCATAACAGGCACGAATGGCAAGACCACCACCACCTTGCTTACTTACCACCTGTTACAGTGTGCCGGCTTAAATGTGGGCTTGGCAGGAAATATAGGAGAGAGCCTGGCGGAAAAGGTAATTGAAAATAAGCACGACTACTACGTGGTGGAACTGAGCAGCTTTCAGTTAGACAACATGTACCAGTTTAAGGCGCATGTCGGGGTGCTTTTAAACATAACGCCCGATCACCTGGACAGGTATGGTTATAGTATGGAAAAGTATGCTGCCTCCAAACTGCGCATTGCCCAGAACATGAGTGGCTCTGACTTTTTCATTTATAATGCCGACGATCAGCATATTGCCAGCGCTTTTAATCATGAGGCTTTTGGAGGTACTGCCGTGCCATTTTCGCTGGAAGGAGCAGAAAAAGCAAAGGTGGTTTACGAAGGAGATCAGGTGAAAGTAAATGTGCAGTTCTTCGAAGGAACAGTTGATACTGCTAAGTCTCCTTTAATTGGGAAACACAACCAGTATAATACCATGGCTGCTATAACTGTGGCTAAACTGCTGGACGTTTCTGACGAGGCGATTGCCGGTGCGCTGGAAACATTCCGGAATGCAGACCACCGGCTGCAACACGTAGGCGAGGCAAAAGGAGTTACCTATATCAATGATTCAAAAGCGACCAATGTAGAGGCTGTGTGGTATGCACTGGATGGCATAAAGCAGCCAATTATATGGATTGCCGGTGGTGTAGATAAAGGAAATGATTATAGTGTGCTGGAGGAGCTTGCACGTGAAAAGGTGAAAGTATTGATTTGTTTAGGTACAGACAATGCCAAACTGCAGGAGGCTTTTAAGCGTGTGGTGCCGATTGTGGCCGAAACTACTTCAATTGATTATGCCGTGCGCCTGAGCCGCTCGCTGGCAGAAGAGGGAGATGTTGTGCTATTGTCTCCTGCATGTGCCAGCTTTGATTTATTTAACAATTACGAACACCGGGGACAGCGTTTTAAAGAAGCTGTAGAGAAAATAGTTTTGAAAAAATAA
- the mraY gene encoding phospho-N-acetylmuramoyl-pentapeptide-transferase: MLYHLFTYLDREFDFFGAGVFRYISFRASMAVLVSLLIAMLFGGKLIKILQRKQVGESIRDLGLDGQMAKKGTPTMGGLIILMAILVPTLLFARLDNIYIQLMLVSTVWLGLIGFLDDYIKVFKKNKEGLAGRFKILGQIGLGLIVGFTLYFSDDVTVRQYIFSDGTTSAVNASSKFVDVKSMITTIPFRKNNELDYCNLFSFAGAAFQDWSCYLYIPFVILVITAVSNGANLTDGIDGLAAGTSAIIGTTLAIFAWVSGNTFFADYLNIMFIPNSGELAIFCLAFVGACVGFLWYNSYPAQVFMGDTGSLAIGGIIAVLALIIRKELLIPILCGIFLVESLSVMLQVSYFKYTKKKYGEGRRIFKMSPLHHHYQKQGYHESKIVSRFWTVGIMLAVLSLVTLKLR, translated from the coding sequence ATGCTCTACCACCTTTTTACATACCTGGATCGGGAGTTCGATTTCTTTGGAGCTGGTGTATTTCGCTACATCTCTTTCAGAGCAAGTATGGCGGTGCTTGTTTCATTGCTTATAGCAATGCTTTTTGGCGGTAAACTTATAAAAATCTTACAGCGCAAGCAGGTAGGAGAATCCATTCGTGATCTTGGGCTGGATGGGCAGATGGCAAAAAAAGGTACTCCTACCATGGGAGGGCTCATTATTTTAATGGCTATTCTGGTTCCTACGCTGTTATTTGCACGCTTAGATAACATTTATATCCAACTGATGCTGGTATCTACCGTATGGTTAGGCTTAATCGGTTTTCTGGATGACTACATCAAAGTTTTCAAGAAAAACAAAGAAGGGTTAGCAGGACGCTTCAAAATTCTGGGGCAGATAGGCCTGGGGCTGATCGTTGGCTTTACCTTATACTTCAGCGATGATGTAACAGTAAGGCAATACATTTTTTCGGACGGCACGACTTCAGCTGTAAACGCTTCGAGCAAATTCGTGGATGTAAAGTCGATGATTACAACCATTCCGTTTCGGAAAAACAATGAGTTAGATTACTGCAATCTGTTCTCATTTGCCGGAGCCGCTTTCCAGGACTGGTCCTGTTACCTGTATATTCCGTTTGTGATACTGGTAATCACAGCTGTTTCGAACGGGGCAAACCTGACAGATGGTATTGATGGACTGGCGGCAGGAACTTCTGCTATTATCGGTACAACACTGGCCATTTTTGCCTGGGTATCGGGTAATACTTTTTTTGCCGACTACCTGAACATTATGTTCATACCGAATTCCGGTGAGTTGGCTATTTTCTGTCTGGCCTTTGTGGGAGCCTGTGTAGGGTTTCTGTGGTATAATTCGTATCCGGCACAGGTGTTTATGGGAGATACAGGCAGTCTGGCCATCGGTGGTATCATAGCAGTGCTGGCCCTGATTATCAGAAAAGAGCTTTTAATACCTATCCTGTGCGGCATCTTTTTGGTGGAAAGCCTATCGGTGATGCTGCAGGTAAGTTATTTTAAGTATACGAAAAAGAAATACGGTGAAGGACGCAGGATCTTTAAAATGTCTCCTTTGCACCATCACTATCAGAAGCAAGGTTACCATGAATCCAAAATTGTTTCCAGGTTCTGGACAGTTGGAATCATGCTGGCGGTATTATCACTGGTAACTCTGAAGCTGCGATAG
- a CDS encoding UDP-N-acetylmuramoyl-L-alanyl-D-glutamate--2,6-diaminopimelate ligase, translating into MQVLQNILKEVKVLEHHGSLEVALEALTFDSRQVRERVAFVAVRGVQADGHAFIQQAVEAKAAVIVCEALPEERSPSVTYVVVKDSAEALGLMASAFYGHPSRKLKLVGVTGTNGKTTSVTLLHKLFRELGYHVGLLSTVQNQIDEDVIPATHTTPDAVALNALLDSMVKAGCAYCFMEVSSHAMVQKRVAGLQFAGGIFTNITHDHLDYHKTFDEYIRAKKLFFDGLPKGAFALVNADDKRGAVMVQNTRAAIHEFSLRKATEFKARILDNTIEGLHLEVDGQEIWCKLIGTFNAYNLLGVYAAGVLLGEDPVETLTVLSSLNTAAGRFDYLVSASKITGIVDYAHTPDALENVLNTIQQIRTPLQKVITLVGCGGNRDAAKRPVMADLACRLSDKVILTSDNPRFEEPQAILEEMQKGVKPLDYKKTLAVLDRKEAIKTACMLAEPNDIILVAGKGHETYQEIKGVKYPFDDKQVLFETFQQLGK; encoded by the coding sequence ATGCAGGTTCTGCAAAACATATTAAAAGAAGTAAAGGTGCTGGAGCACCATGGTTCGCTTGAAGTAGCGCTGGAGGCGCTTACCTTCGATTCAAGGCAGGTAAGAGAGCGGGTGGCGTTTGTGGCAGTGCGTGGTGTGCAGGCCGACGGCCATGCTTTTATACAGCAGGCTGTGGAGGCCAAGGCAGCGGTTATCGTATGCGAAGCGCTTCCGGAAGAACGGAGCCCGTCTGTAACCTATGTGGTGGTGAAAGACTCGGCGGAGGCTTTGGGACTTATGGCTTCTGCTTTTTACGGGCACCCTTCGCGTAAGCTGAAACTGGTAGGTGTAACAGGTACGAATGGTAAAACTACTTCTGTAACACTGCTGCATAAGCTATTCAGGGAATTGGGGTATCATGTAGGGCTGTTGTCAACCGTCCAGAACCAGATAGATGAAGACGTAATTCCTGCCACCCATACCACACCCGATGCAGTTGCTTTAAATGCCTTGCTGGATAGTATGGTGAAGGCAGGCTGTGCCTATTGCTTTATGGAGGTAAGTTCGCATGCTATGGTGCAGAAACGTGTGGCAGGGCTGCAGTTTGCTGGCGGCATATTCACCAACATTACCCACGATCACCTTGATTATCATAAGACGTTCGACGAATACATCAGAGCAAAGAAGCTGTTCTTCGATGGCCTGCCTAAAGGTGCCTTTGCACTGGTAAACGCAGATGACAAGCGGGGTGCGGTTATGGTGCAGAACACCCGAGCCGCCATACATGAGTTCTCGCTCCGAAAGGCAACAGAGTTCAAAGCTCGCATCCTGGATAATACCATTGAGGGACTGCACCTGGAGGTGGACGGGCAGGAAATATGGTGTAAGCTGATAGGTACCTTTAATGCTTATAATCTGCTGGGCGTTTACGCTGCGGGAGTTTTGCTGGGCGAAGATCCGGTGGAAACGCTTACAGTGTTATCGAGCCTGAATACGGCAGCCGGGCGCTTCGATTACCTGGTTTCCGCTTCTAAAATCACAGGAATAGTAGATTACGCCCATACACCGGATGCACTGGAGAACGTGCTGAATACGATCCAGCAGATCCGAACACCGCTTCAGAAGGTTATCACGCTGGTTGGCTGTGGTGGTAACCGCGATGCAGCCAAAAGGCCTGTCATGGCCGATTTAGCTTGCCGCTTAAGTGATAAGGTAATCCTGACTTCTGATAACCCCAGGTTTGAAGAGCCACAGGCAATACTGGAAGAGATGCAGAAAGGGGTAAAGCCGCTGGACTATAAAAAAACGCTGGCTGTACTAGACAGAAAGGAGGCCATAAAAACAGCTTGTATGCTGGCTGAGCCTAATGATATTATCTTGGTTGCCGGCAAAGGGCATGAAACATACCAGGAAATCAAAGGTGTGAAATATCCTTTTGATGACAAGCAGGTGCTCTTTGAAACGTTTCAGCAGCTGGGGAAATAG
- a CDS encoding penicillin-binding protein: protein MNIKKSIIIRVRIAFLAICLFACAIVYKIVHIQFVDGAKWKAISQERRIRYQPVHATRGNIFSDNGSILATSLPFYRVAFDPSIAETTTFNSGIDSLALLLSRFYGDKPESYYRQKIKNARHAGRRYIRLNSRQINYQDKKMMAKWPIFRNGKNKGGVIFEKVEKRFKPFGLLAERTIGFVNEDKNGAGLEFSFNGDLAGTDGEALFERIPGGNKPIYDGTEVQPQHGYDIVTTLDINLQDVAENALYKALVNTDAEYGTVIMMEVKTGEIKAMANLGKTKGGYIEDYNYAVGNQGRTEPGSTFKLASMMALFETTNVQLTDTIDTGNGAWRNKGRTMTDSKIGGYGKITVQQVFEKSSNIGVAKLMEEHFSSRPQVFVDYLNKFGLASTLGFQMDGEARPYIKNTTDKGWYGTTLSSMSIGYEMKLSPLQTLAFYNAVANNGVKIQPIIVKEIRKADNVIQTFQTRVLNEKICSDATLEKLREMLEGVVEYGTAKNIKNPDYKVAGKTGTARKVKDGRYVKTYSTSFAGYFPADNPKYSCIVIIDSPKGVNVYGGDVAAPVFKELADKIYARDLAMHKPMLARVVPNKDSLPGVKAGSFDDLSIICNKIGISNHPNNNDEDWVKVEPQMRSFKFEANPVLKEQVPDVTGLTLRDALYILGNQHLQVKVEGMGKRVVKQSLVPGTPIDKNGKITLVVS, encoded by the coding sequence ATGAATATTAAGAAATCCATTATCATACGTGTAAGAATAGCTTTTTTAGCTATCTGCCTGTTTGCCTGCGCAATCGTGTATAAGATTGTGCACATTCAGTTTGTAGATGGTGCTAAATGGAAGGCTATTTCGCAGGAGCGTCGCATCCGGTATCAGCCGGTGCATGCCACACGTGGTAATATTTTTTCTGATAACGGTAGTATTCTGGCTACTTCTTTGCCGTTTTACAGAGTTGCTTTCGATCCTTCCATTGCTGAAACAACCACGTTTAACAGCGGAATTGATTCGCTGGCTTTGCTGCTGTCGCGCTTTTACGGTGATAAGCCGGAAAGTTATTACCGTCAGAAGATCAAGAATGCGCGCCATGCCGGAAGGCGCTACATCCGTTTGAACAGCCGGCAGATTAATTACCAGGACAAGAAGATGATGGCTAAGTGGCCTATTTTCAGGAATGGTAAGAACAAAGGCGGGGTAATTTTTGAGAAGGTGGAGAAGCGCTTTAAACCTTTCGGATTACTGGCTGAGCGTACTATTGGCTTCGTGAATGAAGATAAGAACGGTGCCGGGCTTGAATTCAGCTTTAACGGCGACCTGGCAGGTACTGACGGAGAAGCGCTGTTCGAAAGAATTCCGGGCGGTAATAAGCCGATTTATGATGGAACCGAAGTGCAGCCGCAGCATGGCTATGATATCGTTACTACCCTGGACATAAACCTGCAGGACGTAGCAGAAAATGCGCTGTATAAAGCGCTTGTAAATACAGATGCTGAATACGGAACTGTGATCATGATGGAAGTGAAGACAGGGGAAATCAAGGCAATGGCTAACCTGGGTAAAACCAAAGGCGGTTATATAGAAGACTATAACTATGCTGTTGGTAACCAGGGACGTACAGAACCTGGCTCCACTTTTAAACTGGCTTCTATGATGGCCCTGTTCGAGACCACCAATGTGCAGCTGACGGATACGATTGATACCGGCAACGGCGCCTGGCGGAACAAGGGCAGAACCATGACGGATTCAAAGATTGGGGGCTACGGCAAAATTACAGTACAGCAGGTATTCGAAAAGTCTTCTAACATTGGCGTAGCAAAGCTGATGGAGGAGCATTTTAGCAGCAGGCCACAGGTATTTGTAGATTACCTGAACAAATTCGGACTGGCAAGTACGCTTGGCTTTCAGATGGATGGCGAGGCACGGCCTTATATCAAGAATACAACAGATAAAGGTTGGTATGGCACCACCTTATCTTCTATGTCTATCGGCTACGAAATGAAGCTGTCGCCTTTGCAGACGCTGGCTTTTTATAATGCAGTGGCTAATAACGGGGTTAAAATACAGCCTATTATTGTAAAAGAAATTCGAAAAGCAGATAATGTTATCCAGACTTTCCAGACACGTGTGCTGAATGAAAAAATATGCTCTGACGCTACCCTGGAAAAATTGCGCGAGATGCTGGAAGGAGTAGTAGAGTATGGTACCGCCAAAAACATTAAAAACCCGGATTATAAAGTGGCAGGTAAAACCGGTACAGCACGGAAAGTAAAAGACGGCAGGTACGTGAAAACATATTCTACTTCCTTTGCCGGTTATTTTCCCGCAGATAACCCAAAATACAGCTGCATTGTGATCATCGATAGTCCGAAAGGTGTGAATGTATACGGTGGCGATGTGGCGGCTCCTGTTTTTAAAGAACTGGCCGATAAAATCTATGCCCGTGATTTGGCTATGCATAAGCCGATGCTGGCGCGTGTTGTGCCAAACAAAGACAGTTTGCCAGGTGTGAAAGCCGGTAGTTTCGACGATTTAAGTATTATCTGCAATAAGATCGGGATCAGCAACCATCCGAACAATAATGATGAGGATTGGGTGAAAGTGGAGCCCCAGATGCGCTCTTTTAAGTTTGAGGCCAACCCGGTACTTAAAGAGCAGGTGCCTGATGTAACCGGGCTGACCCTAAGAGACGCTTTATACATACTTGGCAATCAGCATCTGCAGGTAAAGGTAGAAGGAATGGGCAAGCGTGTGGTCAAGCAATCGCTTGTGCCTGGTACGCCCATTGATAAAAACGGAAAAATAACACTAGTAGTGAGTTAA
- a CDS encoding FtsL-like putative cell division protein has translation MASNLMTKSADAPKANAARVKQKEQAPKPKIRVKKGAGLFHYVNKFTNVDSLFEEGVPLKYLPYILFLTFITLFYIGNTHYAEKTIRRIDKIKVETEDLRADYTTLASEYMEASKQSEVARNVVPLGLVESSSPPYQVEVPADEY, from the coding sequence ATGGCTTCTAACCTTATGACAAAATCTGCAGACGCACCCAAAGCAAACGCGGCGCGTGTGAAGCAAAAGGAGCAAGCCCCTAAGCCTAAAATCAGAGTAAAAAAAGGAGCAGGCTTATTTCATTACGTAAATAAGTTTACAAACGTGGATTCTCTCTTTGAAGAAGGAGTGCCGTTAAAGTACCTGCCTTACATCCTTTTTCTTACATTTATTACGCTTTTCTATATTGGCAATACACATTATGCCGAAAAAACCATCCGCAGGATAGATAAGATCAAAGTAGAGACAGAAGACCTTCGTGCCGACTATACCACGCTGGCCTCTGAATATATGGAAGCCAGCAAGCAATCTGAGGTAGCCAGAAATGTAGTGCCTCTTGGTCTTGTAGAAAGTTCATCTCCACCTTATCAAGTAGAAGTCCCTGCAGATGAATATTAA
- the rsmH gene encoding 16S rRNA (cytosine(1402)-N(4))-methyltransferase RsmH has translation MEYHRPVLLEESVDAMEIKPEGIYVDVTFGGGGHSSLIASRLTTGKLYSFDQDRDAEEQSKRITNPAFTFVRANFRDLKKYLRLYRVKEVDAILADLGVSSHQFNVAGRGFSTRFDGPLDMRMNPEAGITAKEVVETYTEEQLHRIFGIYGEVKNARTLARLLVEKRARKAIETIGEFKQAISACTPKGKENKYLAQVFQALRIEVNDELKALEEMLEQAAEVLKPGGRLVVISYHSLEDRLVKNFIAKGKFFGEVEKDLFGNEKRPLDAVNRKPITPTDQELLENSRSRSAKLRVAEKR, from the coding sequence ATGGAATATCATCGCCCAGTCTTGTTAGAAGAATCGGTGGATGCCATGGAGATTAAACCAGAAGGTATCTATGTAGATGTAACTTTTGGTGGTGGAGGCCATTCGTCTCTCATAGCCAGCAGGCTTACAACCGGTAAGCTTTATTCTTTCGACCAGGATAGAGATGCCGAAGAGCAGTCGAAAAGGATAACAAACCCGGCTTTCACTTTTGTGCGGGCAAACTTCAGGGACCTGAAAAAGTACCTGCGCCTGTACCGGGTAAAAGAAGTGGATGCTATTCTGGCTGACCTGGGTGTTTCGTCGCATCAGTTTAATGTGGCTGGACGCGGGTTTTCTACTCGTTTCGACGGTCCGTTGGATATGCGCATGAACCCGGAAGCCGGTATAACGGCCAAAGAGGTGGTGGAGACTTATACCGAAGAGCAGTTGCACCGCATTTTCGGTATATATGGCGAAGTTAAAAACGCCAGAACGCTTGCCCGGCTGCTGGTTGAGAAGCGGGCGAGAAAAGCAATAGAGACAATCGGAGAATTTAAGCAGGCAATAAGTGCCTGTACTCCAAAAGGAAAAGAAAACAAATACCTGGCACAGGTTTTCCAGGCTTTGCGCATCGAAGTAAACGACGAGCTGAAGGCACTGGAGGAAATGCTGGAGCAGGCGGCAGAAGTGCTAAAACCAGGGGGCAGATTGGTGGTGATATCCTATCATTCTCTGGAGGATAGACTGGTGAAGAATTTTATAGCGAAGGGCAAATTTTTCGGAGAGGTAGAAAAAGACTTGTTTGGAAACGAAAAAAGGCCGCTTGATGCTGTAAACCGAAAACCGATTACACCAACTGATCAGGAGTTGCTGGAAAACAGTCGTTCCAGGAGTGCTAAACTTCGGGTGGCTGAGAAGAGATAG
- the mraZ gene encoding division/cell wall cluster transcriptional repressor MraZ: MNFLSGEFECKIDPKGRLVLPAKIKANLPEASGNHVVLMRGFEPCLVLYPKAEWKVIYDKVAGLNEFNEEYRHFQRNFFRGNTEIELDGTGRFIVPKTMARFAELEKEAIVVGLGNRVEIWNPDKYEEFLIKDQQNFSQLAQKFLGDKPTEGPLI, translated from the coding sequence ATGAACTTCCTGTCTGGCGAATTTGAATGCAAGATCGATCCGAAGGGAAGGTTGGTTTTACCTGCAAAGATAAAAGCCAACCTGCCGGAGGCTTCTGGCAATCATGTGGTGCTGATGAGAGGGTTTGAGCCTTGCCTGGTGCTTTATCCGAAGGCAGAGTGGAAGGTGATTTATGATAAAGTAGCGGGTTTGAATGAGTTTAATGAAGAGTATCGTCACTTTCAGCGTAACTTCTTTCGGGGTAACACCGAGATTGAATTGGATGGAACAGGGCGATTTATTGTGCCGAAAACCATGGCCCGTTTTGCTGAACTGGAGAAGGAGGCAATTGTGGTTGGTTTAGGAAACAGGGTAGAGATCTGGAACCCGGACAAATACGAGGAGTTCCTGATCAAAGACCAGCAGAATTTCTCACAGCTTGCCCAGAAGTTTCTGGGAGATAAACCAACGGAGGGCCCTTTGATTTAA